One stretch of Fibrobacter sp. DNA includes these proteins:
- a CDS encoding lipoate--protein ligase family protein produces the protein MIRFIFDNQNSPAFNMAADLFLLRKCSQNNLVSIRFYSWNPPSITVGYMQDPSQVLNMDALSRDNVSWIKRPTGGRAVLHFEDLTYSCVFSNSMRLMGSTVQESNSIIADCLMEGLNHAGITCQSHDSYDQLLEIKREIKLPCFLAPNRDEIMVDGKKLVGSAQRRTTSGVLQHGSIPLTGYFRRLPLYLNISEKQQETQVRLLQNKCNCINELQQNLSEDKLAEFLMNGFIKKLSLSWIRQDWSEEELNEIKLIQQSLEYK, from the coding sequence ATGATAAGATTCATCTTCGACAATCAAAACTCCCCGGCCTTCAATATGGCCGCCGATCTCTTTCTCCTTAGAAAGTGCTCGCAAAACAACCTTGTCTCTATCCGCTTCTACTCCTGGAACCCTCCTTCGATCACCGTTGGTTACATGCAGGATCCTTCGCAAGTCCTCAACATGGATGCCCTTTCCCGAGACAACGTGTCATGGATTAAACGCCCTACCGGGGGAAGAGCGGTTCTGCATTTTGAAGATCTAACCTATTCTTGTGTTTTCTCAAATTCAATGCGCTTAATGGGTTCAACCGTTCAGGAAAGCAACAGTATTATCGCTGATTGTCTCATGGAGGGGCTTAATCATGCTGGTATCACTTGTCAAAGTCACGACTCCTATGATCAGCTCCTTGAGATCAAACGTGAGATAAAACTCCCCTGTTTCCTGGCGCCAAACAGGGATGAAATTATGGTTGATGGAAAAAAACTGGTCGGTTCTGCGCAGCGTCGCACAACAAGCGGAGTTCTTCAGCACGGGTCGATTCCTTTGACCGGATATTTCAGGAGACTGCCTTTATACCTTAATATTTCAGAGAAACAGCAGGAAACCCAGGTACGTCTGTTGCAGAATAAATGCAACTGTATCAATGAGTTACAGCAGAATCTTTCAGAGGATAAACTTGCGGAATTTCTGATGAACGGCTTTATAAAGAAACTCTCACTTTCCTGGATAAGGCAGGATTGGAGTGAAGAGGAACTAAATGAAATAAAATTGATTCAACAATCTCTGGAGTATAAGTGA